The window GTTGAGTTGAGTAGCCGATATGGCGTTTTATATAGAGATGGATAAAACAGCAGAGACTGAGGAGTATGTTGAGTATACGTTTGGCCGGGGGGTGGAGGTGGGTTTGATAAGGCTGGATAAAATAAGGGGAACTATTGCTGTTCTAAAGGAGTGTCCATTGGATGCGAAAGGTCAATGGTCAGATAGAGTCGGTATGAAATTGGCTCGTTTTTTCGTGAGTGGCGAGTTTCCTGAAAAAACCCAGTGGGCGTCTTGATAGAAAAAGCGACGTGTGCAACGTTATGCTGGAGTTGATGTGCAGGAAGCCGATCCAGTAAAGACTGACGTAAAACACCAGCCATTGATGACTTCAAGCCGATGAGCGGTGTATAGCCGTTGCGGATCTGCAGAAGAGGCGAATCTTCGGATTATTGACTGTGGTAACCCCTAATGAATGAATCCTGCGGCGTGAAGTGCGAGCAGTGTGGGGGCAATTTGATCTTCTTCGAAGAAGGTCGTGCCCAGGGAACACGATGCGATCAGTGTGACTGGTCGGTAGTGACAACGAATATGCCCGGCATCCAGCTGGATAGGTGCAGGTATGAAGTTCGCTGTCGCGGCGACTATCGGAATCAAGCCCAGGTAAAGGCTGTCTCCGAGGTGACAGGTCAAAATTATTTGATTTCCAGGCTTACACTCCAGCAAGGCGATGCTCTGGTATTCAGCGGTCAGGCGCAGGAGGTCTTACAGGCTAGAAATATTCTTGCGTCAGCGGGTGTTGTTTGTGAAATCACGCCTGATTTTCCTGGATATGAATAGAAATCTGGCGATAGGAGCAGTTTTTTCGGAGGCGGGCTATGAATCAACAACAGCAGGACTTGATGATTGATCTGGTGTCGCATCGGATCTCAACAGACTGTTTTCTTGAGTCTTTATTTAATGGTGGGGATATCCCCGAAGATTACCTGCGTGCTGAACTGGAAACTGCGCTTGAAATTAAAGACGCTGACAGCGTGGAATGCTTGCTGATATTCGGTGCGGTGTTCGGTTTCACTAAAGACTGTGCGGATGTGTTATGCCGCTTACTCGTTGAAGAATGGCACATCAGTCACGAGGATATTGCAAGGGAGTTGAAGGTTTTCAGATACCCTGGGGCGGTCGACTATTTATTCAAGACGGCGCTGACCTGCTATCCGTATATCGCTTCCGAGCATGCTCTGGGTGTGAAATGCATTTATGCTTTACACGAGATCGGTACCGATAAGGCTAGAGAAAAATTGCAATTGCTGGCCAAGGTTGATAACGCTGAAATGTCCGAGCGTGCACGCCATTTATTGGCGCGAGTGTGATGTTGCTTTAAAAGTGGTTGAGTTCGCAGGCAGGAATATGCATTTTCCGATTTAAAATAAAAAGCCCCGAATTGCTCGGGGCTTTTTATTTCGGCTGGCCATCGGCAGTGACTTAACGAAACGCCGGCACCACGTGCTTGATAAACAACTCCAGCGACTTCTTCTTCTCCGCATGCGGCAAGCTGTTGTCACACCAGAAACTGAACTCATCCACCCCCAGCTCCTGGTAATACTTGATGCGCGGAATAATCTCTTCCGGCGTACCAATCATCGCCGTCTTATGCAGGCTCTCCAGCTCAAACTCCGGACGCCCGGCAAACTTCTCTTCCGGGCTCGGCGCGAGGAAGCCGTTCACCGGGGTTTCCTTGTTGCCGAACCACGCATCGAAGGTGCGGTAGAAACGTGAAATAGCTTTCGCGCCGATTTTCCAGCCGTCCGGATCATCCGCCGTGTGCACGTGGGTGTGGCGCAGCACCATCAGTTGCGGGCGCGGCACATCAGGATTGTTGTCCAGCGCGGTCTGGAATTTGTTCTTCAGATCGAGGACTTCTTCGTCGCCCTTCATCAGCGGCGTGACCATCACGTTGCAGCCGTTGGCCACGGCAAAGTTGTGCGAATCCGGGTCGCGGGCGGCGATCCACATCGGTGGATTTGGTTGCTGAATCGGCTTCGGCACGCTGGTCGAGGTGGGGAATTTCCAGATATCGCCGTCGTGGGCGTAGTCGCCTTGCCACAGGGCGCGCACGACCGGGACCATTTCCCGCAGGGCCTGGCCGCCGGATGAGGCGGGCATGCCGCCGGCCATGCGATCGAATTCAACTTGATAAGCGCCGCGTGCGAGACCGACTTCCATACGGCCGTTGCTGATCACG of the Pseudomonas sp. Seg1 genome contains:
- a CDS encoding LLM class flavin-dependent oxidoreductase codes for the protein MKFSLFIHMERWDESVSHRQLFEDLTELTLMAEAGGFSTVWIGEHHAMEYTISPSPMPLLAYLAAKTTTIHLGAGTIIAPFWHPLRVAGECALLDVISNGRMEVGLARGAYQVEFDRMAGGMPASSGGQALREMVPVVRALWQGDYAHDGDIWKFPTSTSVPKPIQQPNPPMWIAARDPDSHNFAVANGCNVMVTPLMKGDEEVLDLKNKFQTALDNNPDVPRPQLMVLRHTHVHTADDPDGWKIGAKAISRFYRTFDAWFGNKETPVNGFLAPSPEEKFAGRPEFELESLHKTAMIGTPEEIIPRIKYYQELGVDEFSFWCDNSLPHAEKKKSLELFIKHVVPAFR